Proteins encoded by one window of Cannabis sativa cultivar Pink pepper isolate KNU-18-1 chromosome 4, ASM2916894v1, whole genome shotgun sequence:
- the LOC115713457 gene encoding DNA-directed RNA polymerase II subunit 4-like, whose amino-acid sequence MSREKEENAAELKIGDEFLKAKCLTNCEVALILERKMSDDPLNHQVSQVFEKSLQYVKRFSRYKNPDVDAVRQVLSRYQLAEFELCVLGNLCPETVEEAIAMVPSIKTKLEGQTMMKLY is encoded by the exons ATGTCCAGAGAAAAGGAAGAGAATGCCGCTGAGCTCAAAATTGGAGATG AGTTTTTGAAGGCGAAATGTCTTACCAATTGTGAAGTTGCGCTCATTCTTGAACGTAAAATGTCTGATGATCCACTAAATCATCAAGTTTCTCA GGTGTTTGAGAAGTCTCTGCAATATGTAAAGCGGTTTAGCCGCTACAAAAATCCTGATGTAGATGCAGTTAGACAAGTTCTAAGCAGATATCAATTGGCTGAATTTGAG CTTTGTGTGCTTGGCAATCTCTGTCCTGAAACTGTGGAAGAAGCTATTGCTATGGTACCATCTATAAAG ACCAAATTGGAAGGGCAAACGATGATGAAGCTATATTGA